A genomic region of Zea mays cultivar B73 chromosome 6, Zm-B73-REFERENCE-NAM-5.0, whole genome shotgun sequence contains the following coding sequences:
- the LOC103628932 gene encoding pentatricopeptide repeat-containing protein At2g33760 isoform X1, producing the protein MDPHRRSPEYNSLLLAGPRLGPLKQAHARLVVSGHGDSLPLITKLATLAVAAGAASYARLLAASHPAPDSFLFCSLTRATARRGLPAAALAFYRCLLAAALPFSSFAFTSVAKACADLSAIRAGMGIHAHAVLLGLGSNRFVQTSLVVLYSKCGQLDVARKLFDAIRDKSVVAWNAMISGYEQNGLAGRAIEVYREMQMAGEAPDSATFVATLSACAQAGALDLGRQVDKLIVSERMEMNVVLGAALVNMYARCGLVNKAREWFNMLQERNVVTWTSMIAGYGMHGHGGEAVKLFNLMRQQGPPPNDVTFVAVLSACAHAGLVSEGRDAFASMKSVYGLVPRVEHYCSMVDMYGRAGLLDDAMRFIHDSIPGEPGPEVWTAMLGACKMHKDFNLGVEVAERLIALEPESPSHRVLLSNLYALSGKMNHVEKVRDTMIKRRLKKPIGYSLIEIAGVAHLFRMGEKSHPKTSEIYQYLEKLIEKITDVGYVPKTDSVLHELEEEEREFALRYHGEKLAVAFGLMMTSGCTTPIRIIKNLRICEDCHLAIKYMSAVENREIIVRDMHRFHHFKAGKCSCQEYW; encoded by the coding sequence ATGGATCCCCACCGCCGCTCACCGGAATACAACTCCCTCCTCCTCGCCGGCCCGCGCCTGGGTCCTCTGAAGCAAGCCCACGCGCGCCTCGTCGTCTCCGGCCACGGCGATTCCTTGCCGCTCATCACCAAGCTAGCCACGCTCGCGGTTGCGGCCGGCGCCGCCTCCTACGCCCGCCTCCTCGCCGCCTCCCACCCGGCACCCGACTCCTTTCTCTTCTGCTCCCTCACGCGCGCCACCGCGCGCCGCGGGCTCCCCGCCGCCGCCCTCGCCTTCTACCGCTGCCTActcgccgccgccctccccttCTCCAGCTTCGCATTCACCTCCGTCGCCAAGGCCTGCGCGGACCTGTCCGCGATCCGCGCTGGTATGGGCATCCACGCCCACGCCGTCCTCCTCGGGCTCGGCTCCAACCGGTTCGTGCAGACGTCGCTCGTCGTGCTGTATTCCAAGTGCGGCCAGCTGGATGTTGCGCGCAAGCTGTTCGACGCGATTCGTGACAAGAGCGTAGTCGCTTGGAACGCGATGATTTCAGGGTACGAGCAGAACGGGCTCGCTGGAAGGGCGATCGAGGTGTATAGGGAGATGCAAATGGCCGGGGAAGCTCCAGATTCCGCGACGTTTGTGGCCACGCTCTCTGCCTGTGCGCAGGCTGGCGCTTTGGACTTGGGACGTCAGGTGGACAAGCTCATTGTTTCTGAGAGGATGGAGATGAATGTGGTTCTTGGTGCTGCACTTGTGAACATGTATGCCAGGTGTGGGCTTGTGAACAAGGCTCGTGAGTGGTTCAATATGCTCCAGGAACGCAATGTGGTTACGTGGACCTCCATGATTGCAGGATATGGCATGCACGGACATGGCGGCGAGGCAGTCAAGCTATTCAATTTGATGAGACAGCAAGGGCCACCACCCAATGATGTCACTTTTGTTGCGGTGCTGTCTGCGTGCGCACATGCTGGATTGGTAAGCGAGGGCCGGGATGCTTTTGCTTCAATGAAGAGTGTCTACGGATTGGTCCCTCGTGTTGAGCACTATTGCTCTATGGTTGATATGTATGGAAGGGCAGGACTTCTTGATGATGCGATGCGATTTATACATGATTCGATACCCGGAGAGCCTGGACCTGAAGTTTGGACAGCTATGCTTGGTGCATGCAAGATGCACAAGGATTTCAATCTTGGAGTGGAGGTTGCTGAGCGATTGATCGCCCTCGAGCCTGAGAGTCCATCTCACCGTGTGCTGCTTTCTAATCTATATGCTTTGTCTGGTAAAATGAACCATGTTGAGAAGGTGAGGGATACAATGATTAAGAGAAGATTGAAGAAGCCAATAGGATATAGCTTGATTGAGATTGCTGGTGTTGCTCATTTGTTTCGCATGGGTGAGAAGTCTCACCCCAAAACTTCAGAGATTTACCAATATTTGGAGAAACTGATCGAAAAGATTACTGATGTTGGTTATGTGCCTAAAACTGACTCAGTGTTGCATGAGTTGGAAGAAGAGGAAAGGGAGTTTGCATTAAGATACCATGGTGAAAAACTGGCTGTAGCCTTTGGACTCATGATGACTTCTGGGTGCACCACTCCAATCAGGATAATTAAAAACCTGCGGATATGTGAGGATTGTCATCTAGCTATCAAATATATGTCAGCCGTGGAGAATCGAGAGATAATTGTCAGAGATATGCACCGGTTTCACCATTTCAAAGCTGGAAAGTGTTCCTGTCAGGAATATTGGTGA
- the LOC103628932 gene encoding pentatricopeptide repeat-containing protein At2g33760 isoform X2 → MDPHRRSPEYNSLLLAGPRLGPLKQAHARLVVSGHGDSLPLITKLATLAVAAGAASYARLLAASHPAPDSFLFCSLTRATARRGLPAAALAFYRCLLAAALPFSSFAFTSVAKACADLSAIRAGMGIHAHAVLLGLGSNRFVQTSLVVLYSKCGQLDVARKLFDAIRDKSVVAWNAMISGYEQNGLAGRAIEVYREMQMAGEAPDSATFVATLSACAQAGALDLGRQVDKLIVSERMEMNVVLGAALVNMYARIWHARTWRRGSQAIQFDETARATTQ, encoded by the exons ATGGATCCCCACCGCCGCTCACCGGAATACAACTCCCTCCTCCTCGCCGGCCCGCGCCTGGGTCCTCTGAAGCAAGCCCACGCGCGCCTCGTCGTCTCCGGCCACGGCGATTCCTTGCCGCTCATCACCAAGCTAGCCACGCTCGCGGTTGCGGCCGGCGCCGCCTCCTACGCCCGCCTCCTCGCCGCCTCCCACCCGGCACCCGACTCCTTTCTCTTCTGCTCCCTCACGCGCGCCACCGCGCGCCGCGGGCTCCCCGCCGCCGCCCTCGCCTTCTACCGCTGCCTActcgccgccgccctccccttCTCCAGCTTCGCATTCACCTCCGTCGCCAAGGCCTGCGCGGACCTGTCCGCGATCCGCGCTGGTATGGGCATCCACGCCCACGCCGTCCTCCTCGGGCTCGGCTCCAACCGGTTCGTGCAGACGTCGCTCGTCGTGCTGTATTCCAAGTGCGGCCAGCTGGATGTTGCGCGCAAGCTGTTCGACGCGATTCGTGACAAGAGCGTAGTCGCTTGGAACGCGATGATTTCAGGGTACGAGCAGAACGGGCTCGCTGGAAGGGCGATCGAGGTGTATAGGGAGATGCAAATGGCCGGGGAAGCTCCAGATTCCGCGACGTTTGTGGCCACGCTCTCTGCCTGTGCGCAGGCTGGCGCTTTGGACTTGGGACGTCAGGTGGACAAGCTCATTGTTTCTGAGAGGATGGAGATGAATGTGGTTCTTGGTGCTGCACTTGTGAACATGTATGCCAG GATATGGCATGCACGGACATGGCGGCGAGGCAGTCAAGCTATTCAATTTGATGAGACAGCAAGGGCCACCACCCAATGA